gaaacaaattttACAGAGTCCTCATCACTCGTCAGAAGAGCTATTTAGTTCTTCATTCTGATCTCTCCCATTACAATTCACAAACATCAAACATTTCTTCTATGAAAATAACACTTCCCTAGTAAACTTGATCACTAATGAGTAATAACTACTATCTAGCTACTAATTAAAAGATTCTAATTCTCTATACAAGGTGGAATGGCTTATTATTATTACGGTTGAAGTGAAACCTGGCTGAAGAACTTGACCTTACAGAGAAGACCCCGTTCCAGATCTCAGTGAAAGCTCTAACTATAACACCATGGTGATACGGTGAATTCAGCTGAAGAAAACAGTTGAGAAGCTCCCTCAGGTCTTCCTTCGAGTATATCTCGTTCTCAAGAATCATCTGAAGCATGGAATGCCGGAAATCCAAGTAAGGGTCATCGGAGTCTTTCTCCACCGCCACGCCTTCTCCGCCGGCTCTTCNNNNNNNNNNNNNNNNNNNNNNNNNNNNNNNNNNNNNNNNNNNNNNNGAGCCTCCTTtccgttgttgttgttgttgctctCTGATGAGTCGGAAAAGTGAGAGGAATCAATGTAGCAAGGGGAGAAGGTGGTGTTGGTTGGGGTGGTGGTGCTTGTGGCGGTGTCGTTCTCGTTATGATTCCAAGAAGAGAGGTTGAAAAGTTTGTGTTTTTGGAGAGTGGGGTTCTTGGGTTTTGGTTTAGGGTGGAATATTCGAGAGAGTTTTGGCCTTCTGCAACTGCTGCCACACCCTAGTTTCACTGAAACTGTGTTCAGGTGAAGCTTTTTTCTGGCGGAGGTGGACATTGCTCTGTATTTTCTTCTGTGACTGATGAAAAGAATAGAACAACACAGAAACAGAGGAacaaagaaggagaaggagagtCAAAGGGTgtatgtgttttcttgatggtttGGTTGCTTTGGAAAGAGGCTTTGTATTTATGGGGATGAGAAAGGAGTAAAGTACCATTACTAAGCTCTAATGACGAAGGATCTTAATTAATTTTGCATGTGACCATTTGAGGCCCACATCGGTGTACATGATGTTTCTAAGCTTGTAACTATTCTATAAGCATCTATTTGGAACAACGGATAGAGTTGGATaacaatgttaaaaaaataaaagaaaatcacTCAAAAGAagcataaaattattttattttatatttttagttattcttgcttataataatatattgaaTATGGAAACTAGTAgtgtttattttttcaaaacacGTATTAAgattatgttttatttagtttggttaaaacataagtttcatatattattttcagacatatttaattattcaagtataaatatcaattatgttgtttaaattcaaaaaaatgggccattaattaattattataaaaggatatatatatatatattagtatttataaaaatattttattatactattgttaaaattttttattgttttactataataaatttgattattattctatagtataatatttaatgattctaataattaattgttttattaaaaatatatgaaataatatgtataaatatataattaatgtgtgcttaatttttagtatttatgtCACATTCTCTTAAGTATTTGTTGAAtgtgtaaataattattttatatctttaaatatgatatattaAATTTGTCTCTAGCTATAATAAGAAACCCCTTACCCCTGTTCTTTTTTTAAGTTACTTGCTTGAACTTTATTGAATATATTGATGGTGATCTGAAGTGATCTGAACCGCAGGTTTTCTATTTTCGTGAATAAAGAAATGCTGATGGAGGCATCTGGAAATTGGCCACAGGATCACATGTGGATTGAGAATCAGAGCCATTTGATAAGGGTATTGCCAACGCCATGGATATTTAAGTTAGCCAGTTAGGTCGTTATTTGAAAGATTGGGATCaattaattaaagagaaaatgcGTACTTAAACATTATATTGTGTATGAGATTTGGGAGAAGCTGACATGACATGACAGC
This portion of the Arachis duranensis cultivar V14167 chromosome 6, aradu.V14167.gnm2.J7QH, whole genome shotgun sequence genome encodes:
- the LOC107494097 gene encoding transcription repressor OFP6 — encoded protein: MSTSARKKLHLNTVSVKLGCGSSCRRPKLSRIFHPKPKPKNPTLQKHKLFNLSSWNHNENDTATSTTTPTNTTFSPCYIDSSHFSDSSESNNNNNGKEAAGGEGVAVEKDSDDPYLDFRHSMLQMILENEIYSKEDLRELLNCFLQLNSPYHHGVIVRAFTEIWNGVFSVRSSSSARFHFNRNNNKPFHLV